The window AATCATGAATAGCAAATTCAAGTAAATAAAAACTTGTAGGTGGATAATTAGAGATGAATTTACGGAAAAAGTTTTCGACAATAATATCCCAACTTCTAGGACTACGTTCATCCTTTAGTAAAGTAAGTTGGACCTGGTCAGCCTGTGAACGCCATTCAGAAATCCACGTAGACAAGGAATCATTTTGTTGATACAAATAAAAAACCGCTGCCACAATATGTCTACACGGCTTATGTATAGGACAAGGGCAGTGAAAATTATCTTTGGTAATATGATAGGTCACTTCAATATTCGTCACATCGCGTATCGTAAAATCGACCCGATGCTCCTGAGGGTAATAATTCGTTATAGAAACAGCGCCGTTACGCACAAAAAAAGCGGCACGACGGACAAGCTCCTCATCCTCTAACAAAGCAGGATGTAGCTTTCTCGCAATCGTATCCATAGACTGGTGAATCTGTTTATTATAATGGGTTGCAAGTTTTTGATAAGAAGTAAGGTTCAAACGGATCTCTCCTAAGAAAAAAGGCTTTCCTTCCATTATACGTATAAAACCTGTTGATTAAAAGCTGAACCTAAAACAATTTGACTAAAAGGCGACGTAATAATAGAAAAAGCCTTTACTTATCATGATGTAAGTAAAAGCTTTAATCTTTTTTTAGTCGATTTAAAATATATCTTCTTCGTTCTTTGTCACTCTCAGCAGAATTAACAATATCCATTGTGAAATCACGATATTCTTTCAAGTGAATGACTTCGTTGACATACTCATCCTGAAAGGTTTCTATGTATCTTGCTTTACTTTCCCTAGCCTCTAAGATCGGATCTTCGCTTTTATAGCGCTTATCCTGGAGCATATATAAAAATTGATCATCTGGAATTTTGTATTTTTCTTTTATTTTTGCAAGTAACTCGAGGGAAATACCAAGATCGCCTTTTTCATATTTTGATAATGCGGAATGATCAATCCCTAAAATTTTAGCAGCTTCCATTTGTGTGATGTCTAGTTTTTCACGATAAGCACGCAAATGCTCCCCAAATGCCATATTCATCCCTCCCATATACAATGCAAGGAGAGCGAAATTAGAAGGGCAATGATTAAAAATCGCTAAATTGGAGATATTCGTAAAAAAAACGAGTGTTTATAGTATAAGGAATATACATCTGCTGACATTAATGAGAAATATAGTAATTAATATAATGTGAAAGGAAGTGATAGATATCGAAAGAATACAATTTTACATACCGTCCATATTTGAGTTTCATGATAATCATTCAAGAAGGAAGGAGGAAGATATAAAGGTTGTTGGTGTTAAGAAAAAGTACGTTGAGTATTTTAGTGGATATCGTGAAAAAGAGATGACCCATATTGATCAAATTGTTGCGGAGGATTTCACTGTTTATGATTTACAACTCGATTGTAACGCTAACCTATTATCTTTTTATTTGGAACATGAAGGGGAGTCTAATCAATCAAAAGTACTCGAAAAAGTATTTCAAACGTTTATCGTTGAATACAACCCGCGGTCATTCGGCTATTTCACCATAGCGAAAGGAAAACATAGACCAAGAACTCTCATAAAATAAGATCATGTTTTTAAAAGCGGATACAGAGTGCATTCGCTTTTTTTTTCTGGAAAATTTATGTGCTAGTTGAATTGTCGAAAACAATTAGCAACGGCTTTAATCTCGTATAAAAAGGATTATCCCCTGAACATAACTCTCACTACATACATGGAAAATTACTCCCTCTAGCGAGTAGATGTTACTTGAGCGCAAGTATTTAAATCATGATAGCAAGTAAATCCTTCACGAATGCAAGTAAATAAAGAAAGAGCGCAACTATCCAGCAGTGATGAGCAAGTAAATGAACCAAGCAAAAAAAGCCATTTGCGCTAAGTATTTCCCATCTATTAAGAATATTTAATGCCATTAACTACACGAAATTGAGAAAATGTGATAAACTAATAGTAATCAGAAAATTCTATTAAAGGAGGGGAGAATATGATACTAGTACAGTTAATGAAACCATTTTATACAAAGTTTGAAGGGAACAGTATTAAGATGGTATTTGCCTATCAGTATTTTTCCATAAGGAAAGATGATGAGTTGTTTCATTTTATACCAGTGGAGGGCAAAGAAATCATTTTAAATGCTCAGACATTACAGGTAGAAAATTTGTCGGAAGTATTTGTTTTTCAAAAAGGGAATAGGTTTATAAGATTGCCACTCTATCAATTATTGCTTGTGTCAGATATTCATACACATTTACAAACAATTTTAGAAGAAGCAAACCAAGATACACAAGAAGTCCCAATTGAAGGAGCAGAAGAAGTCATCGAATTACTAGAACAACAAAACTTAGAGCGCTTGATTGACTTTGCTTTGACGACAAGAGATGAGTCATTATTCAACAAACTACAACAGTATAAAAAAAATAATGGAGGATGTTAAATTGAATAACCTTATCAAATAGAAAACACCTAACGAATAGAAGTATTTCGATAGGTGTTTTTATGTGCTTTCCAATTTAATAGGATGTAAAAAAGTAAAGGAACAACACAAATCCGCTTGATCCGAGTACTCCAAACAAAATGTCCCCCCAATTAAATCCAAACTTGTCGATTTTCATTTACAAACACTCCTTTCCTGTCAATTTCCCGGGAAATAACTCGATTATTAAATTTGTCGTAAAACTGTTTTAAAAGTTACATTTATACTCTCCTAAACTGAAAGAAATTAATCGTTTTCAAGCGAACTATTATTCTGCATTAAAGTGCAGGCTGGTTAAAGTCGCCACTTCGTGTGGCAACATCGGTACTAGTCCGACCAGTACGTCATATGACTCTCTCTTCAAGGATTGACCGAGTGCTGGTCACTTAGGCATTGCTGAACGAAGCGGCATTATTTACCTGAGGTCCTATAACAATAATTGTGAGATGAATAAAACCTCAATTAAGAGTCCTTAAAGATTGAAAGTTACTAGAGTAACGACGATATAATGGTTAACGGATCAAAAAGGAGCTGAGATGATGCTTGGAAATTGGAATGCTACTGGATTATCTATTTTGCGGAACATGAACTCCCAATGGTCAATGGTAAATAAGTCGATGGAACGCATTTCTTCCGGGTATCGTATAAACCGAGCGGGTGATGATCCTGCAGGTCTAGCTATCTCTGAAAAAATGCGCGCACAAATTCGTGGATTAGGACAGGCTTCGAGAAATATTCAGGATGGGATTTCCCTTGTCCAAACTGCAGAAGGTGCACTTAATGAAACACATTCTATTTTGCAAAGGATGAGAGAACTAAGTGTTCAATCCGCAAATGACACGTTAACCGACAAGGATCGAGAGCAATTAGCAATAGAATTTGAAGAATTAAAAAAAGAAGTGTCTAGAATTTCAAAAGACACTGAGTTCAATACAAAGCCGTTATTAGATGGATCTCAAACCTCTCTTAAGATTCAAGCTGGTGCAAATGCCGGACAATATATCGAACTGTCCTTAGGTAATATGGGTGCCGCTAGTATTGGTATACAGGATTTATCCATTTCTACGAGAGATGGTGCAGATAATGCGATTGGGGAACTAGATAAGGCCCTTCAAAAAGTATCCAGTGAACGCTCCAAAATGGGAGCTTATACAAATCGAATGGAACATGCCTATAATAATGCAATTAATATGGAAGAAAATCTGATAGCAGCGGAATCTAGAATTAGAGATGTAGATATTGCAAAGGAAATGATGGCACTCACTAAAGCTAGTCTATTAATGCAAGCCAATCAATATGTTCTAAGCTTGCATATGCAACAAGCACAGGGAGTACTGCAACTTCTCAAATAATCTGTTGAGACAACAGTTGTTTTTGATGGTTGTTTTACTGTTCAATCCATTTTTACTTTTCATTAATAATATAGAAATTTCTGCAGTTCTTGTAAATTTCAGTTAAGATAGGTTTATAGATATTTAAAAGGGGGAAATGGGATGAAGAGGTTTACTGTCTTAGCAGCAATCATTATGATTACCGGATTAATCTTAGCTCCGATTTCCACATTGGCAGCATCACTAGATGAAGTGAAGAGTATAGTTAGTGTGCATTACAAAGGAGAACTACCCTCTAATATAGAAGGAATAAATTCTATTGATGAGCTAATGGAGCAGTTAGATCCCTATTCTGCTTATTTTACGAGTGAAGAATATGAGGCATATACAAACACCATCAATAATACAACGACTGGCATTGGTGTGACCATTGAGGAACATGCGAGTGGAATTCAAATTGTCGGCACGTTTGAAGGAGCAGCAGGAGGGCAAGCTGGAATTTCTCCTGGTGATATTATTCTTTCAGTCGATGGTATATCGACAATTGGTATGGCAGTTCAACAAGCTTCTTCAATCATCACGGGTAAAGAAGGAACTACAGTACAGCTACTGATTTTGAAAAGTAACAATACAAAACAAATGTATAACATAACGCGTAAGAAATTTACCATTCCTGTCGTAACAAAAGAACTCTTGGCAGGCAATATAGGGTATATAGGGATGAATTCATTTTCAGATGATGGAGCAGTCCTTGTACAAAAAGCAAAAGTCGAACTTCAAAAGCTAGGTGCAATTTCGTTTATACTCGACTTACGTAATAATGGCGGCGGATATGTACATACAGCCGAAGAACTTATTGGATTATTTCCCAACAGCCCCGATGCATTTAAAATTATTACAACTAGTGAGTCTACGTTAACTAAATCGACTAAGCAAACCTCATTATTTCCTGCAAACACGAAAGTACTAGTCAATGGGTATAGTGCGAGTGCTTCTGAAATGACTGCTGCAGCGCTACTAGACCAAAACTCTGCATCCCTTTATGGGCAGACGACATACGGAAAAGGTTCGATGCAATCATTTTTTAGCCTTTCTGATGGATCTATTTTAAAGCTGACGATTGCAAACTTTACTGGACCTAAAGGTACTCCTATTCACAAAACTGGCGTGAAGCCGAACTATGAAACAGTGGTAGGTTACGAGCTAATACAAGCACACAAAGATGCATTAGTGGAAGCAAATAAAAACTATAAAAAAATATCCGCATTACATAATGTACCGACAACGAAACAATTTACCATTACTTTTTCCAACAATATAGTACAAAACGAAAAGCAAAAAGTGGAATTAGTAAAACTAGGAACTACCGATATCGTTCCGGTAACAATTGAACCAAAATCATCGAAACAGTTCGTTGTCACACCAACAGCACCACTAGAAAAAGGAGCAGACTATCTACTACTCATCCATCCGACTTTCCAAACGAATGAAGGGATCCTGATGAAAAACGGTGCTTATGTGGAAGTAACTGTTCAACCATAAGAGGGGGAACGCTTGAATGTTTTTTGAATTTCGGTTTTGGAAATATCTTTTCAATAGAAATGAACTCATTGTATCGTTAAAGGATGACGCAACGATGC is drawn from Psychrobacillus sp. INOP01 and contains these coding sequences:
- a CDS encoding helix-turn-helix domain-containing protein, with the translated sequence MAFGEHLRAYREKLDITQMEAAKILGIDHSALSKYEKGDLGISLELLAKIKEKYKIPDDQFLYMLQDKRYKSEDPILEARESKARYIETFQDEYVNEVIHLKEYRDFTMDIVNSAESDKERRRYILNRLKKD
- a CDS encoding transcriptional regulator; this translates as MILVQLMKPFYTKFEGNSIKMVFAYQYFSIRKDDELFHFIPVEGKEIILNAQTLQVENLSEVFVFQKGNRFIRLPLYQLLLVSDIHTHLQTILEEANQDTQEVPIEGAEEVIELLEQQNLERLIDFALTTRDESLFNKLQQYKKNNGGC
- a CDS encoding flagellin codes for the protein MLGNWNATGLSILRNMNSQWSMVNKSMERISSGYRINRAGDDPAGLAISEKMRAQIRGLGQASRNIQDGISLVQTAEGALNETHSILQRMRELSVQSANDTLTDKDREQLAIEFEELKKEVSRISKDTEFNTKPLLDGSQTSLKIQAGANAGQYIELSLGNMGAASIGIQDLSISTRDGADNAIGELDKALQKVSSERSKMGAYTNRMEHAYNNAINMEENLIAAESRIRDVDIAKEMMALTKASLLMQANQYVLSLHMQQAQGVLQLLK
- a CDS encoding S41 family peptidase, whose product is MKRFTVLAAIIMITGLILAPISTLAASLDEVKSIVSVHYKGELPSNIEGINSIDELMEQLDPYSAYFTSEEYEAYTNTINNTTTGIGVTIEEHASGIQIVGTFEGAAGGQAGISPGDIILSVDGISTIGMAVQQASSIITGKEGTTVQLLILKSNNTKQMYNITRKKFTIPVVTKELLAGNIGYIGMNSFSDDGAVLVQKAKVELQKLGAISFILDLRNNGGGYVHTAEELIGLFPNSPDAFKIITTSESTLTKSTKQTSLFPANTKVLVNGYSASASEMTAAALLDQNSASLYGQTTYGKGSMQSFFSLSDGSILKLTIANFTGPKGTPIHKTGVKPNYETVVGYELIQAHKDALVEANKNYKKISALHNVPTTKQFTITFSNNIVQNEKQKVELVKLGTTDIVPVTIEPKSSKQFVVTPTAPLEKGADYLLLIHPTFQTNEGILMKNGAYVEVTVQP